A genome region from Megalobrama amblycephala isolate DHTTF-2021 linkage group LG18, ASM1881202v1, whole genome shotgun sequence includes the following:
- the LOC125252080 gene encoding zinc finger and BTB domain-containing protein 7C — translation MARTDEDLIGIPFPNHSNDVLCSLNEQRRDGLLCDVILVVRDQEYRTHRSVLAACSQYFKKLFTVATGSSRDSNTHAIYELDFVAPESLTAILEFAYTSTLTVTASNVKEILSAARLLEIPCIINVCLEIMDTGGGGEGGGPAEGDEFEGDDEEDEDEEEEEEMEEEVDSKDGEFEDNNSEKSAQGDGAENQERQKVWEDRRAESPPCSSQQEAPNPDRDGQESQRRSLDTPEAPHAEKPRGPEGLEGRALKDFSIESLLQEGLYPKVPGLERGAGFSPLLPGFYPPMWAAEFPGYPQILEPRHPFPAASLENSPLDLAVKKEVIKEELKDEPTNPVLHRDFLKDFMSPGLGMTSDPALGPIKEGADLRSYLSFLSASHLGTLFPPWQLEEERKMKPKASQQCPICNKVIQGAGKLPRHMRTHTGEKPYMCTICEVRFTRQDKLKIHMRKHTGERPYICLHCNSKFVHNYDLKNHLRIHTGVRPYQCEHCYKSFTRSDHLHRHIKRQSCRVSRPRRGRKPSAWRSTNFLFPQDPNGMQADRTMRIPTTGSDAPLLAQLAEKQQPPGGKTTEDVDDSRETDRKLISEDVNRKRGVFAFAVATEDVLPHPPFYSAASDPWAMRLERAPPIPEAAK, via the exons ATGGCGCGCACAGACGAGGACCTGATCGGAATCCCCTTCCCGAACCACAGCAACGACGTCCTGTGCAGTCTTAACGAGCAGCGGCGGGACGGGCTGCTTTGCGACGTCATCCTAGTCGTCAGGGACCAGGAGTACCGCACCCATCGCTCCGTCCTGGCCGCCTGCAGCCAGTACTTCAAAAAACTCTTCACGGTGGCCACCGGCTCCAGTCGGGACTCCAACACGCACGCCATCTACGAGCTGGACTTTGTGGCGCCGGAATCGCTGACGGCCATTCTGGAGTTTGCGTACACGTCGACGCTGACGGTGACCGCATCCAACGTCAAGGAGATCCTGAGTGCCGCGAGGCTCCTGGAAATTCCCTGCATCATAAACGTGTGCCTGGAAATCATGGACACGGGAGGAGGGGGAGAAGGAGGAGGACCTGCAGAAGGAGACGAGTTTGAGGGGGATGATGAGGAAGACGAGGacgaagaggaagaggaggaaatGGAGGAGGAGGTCGACTCCAAAGATGGAGAATTTGAGGACAACAACAGTGAGAAGTCCGCGCAAGGCGATGGGGCTGAAAACCAAGAGCGACAAAAAGTTTGGGAGGACAGGCGAGCGGAGAGTCCACCCTGCAGCTCGCAACAAGAGGCGCCGAACCCGGACAGGGACGGCCAAGAATCCCAAAGACGCTCATTGGACACTCCGGAAGCCCCTCATGCTGAGAAACCCAGAGGGCCGGAGGGATTGGAGGGCCGGGCGCTGAAGGACTTCTCCATAGAGTCCTTACTTCAAGAGGGATTGTATCCGAAAGTGCCGGGCCTGGAAAGAGGAGCCGGATTCTCGCCCCTTCTCCCAGGCTTCTATCCTCCAATGTGGGCTGCAGAATTCCCAGGCTACCCTCAGATTCTGGAGCCCCGACACCCTTTTCCCGCCGCGTCGCTGGAAAACAGCCCTCTGGACCTTGCGGTCAAGAAAGAAGTCATCAAAGAAGAGTTAAAGGATGAACCCACGAACCCTGTCCTTCACAGAGATTTCCTCAAAGACTTCATGAGTCCAGGTTTGGGTATGACCTCTGACCCCGCTCTCGGCCCGATCAAAGAGGGAGCCGACTTGCGGTCGTACCTGAGCTTTCTTTCCGCCTCCCATCTCGGGACACTGTTTCCTCCGTGGCAGCTGGAGGAGGAGAGGAAGATGAAGCCCAAAGCGTCACAGCAGTGCCCGATCTGCAACAAGGTGATTCAAGGAGCGGGAAAGCTGCCCCGGCACATGCGGACacacacaggagagaagccCTACATGTGCACCATCTGCGAGGTCCGCTTCACCAG GCAAGACAAACTGAAGATTCACATGCGCAAGCACACCGGCGAGAGGCCCTACATCTGCCTGCACTGCAACTCCAAGTTCGTTCACAACTACGACCTGAAGAACCACCTGCGCATCCACACGGGCGTGAGGCCATACCAGTGTGAGCACTGCTACAAGAGCTTCACGCGCTCCGACCACCTGCACCGACACATCAAGCGGCAGAGCTGCCGCGTCTCGCGCCCGCGACGGGGCCGAAAGCCCTCCGCCTGGCGGTCCACCAACTTCCTCTTCCCGCAGGATCCCAACGGCATGCAAGCGGACAGGACCATGCGGATTCCCACCACCGGCAGCGACGCCCCCTTACTGGCTCAGCTGGCTGAGAAACAGCAGCCACCGGGAGGGAAAACGACGGAGGACGTGGACGACAGCCGGGAGACGGACAGGAAGCTCATTTCAGAGGATGTGAATAGGAAGCGGGGAGTGTTCGCTTTTGCCGTGGCGACGGAGGACGTTCTGCCCCACCCGCCCTTTTATTCAGCGGCCTCTGACCCCTGGGCCATGAGACTGGAACGAGCCCCGCCCATTCCGGAGGCCGCAAAGTGA